The Mesorhizobium koreense genome includes a window with the following:
- a CDS encoding M48 family metallopeptidase: MPTLQIGRKEIPYELRRSAAATERRITVTPGHVEVLALTSDKDDDIAGFLTRKRQWVFNTVREMERITASRHAVPRFMTGSKIPYRGRKMPLTVRRTDADLITTTYRNGFIVDLPHWAWNELDRVVATELKLWMRRRVRRDVKEVATTYGTRFGLVPRSIRVAEFPNGWGSCGPEGNILVNWHLIFAPKQVLDYVVIHELAHLRHRSHREEFWTFLRSISPDFERPKAWLEANQGTLTSDFLIVV; encoded by the coding sequence ATGCCGACGTTGCAGATCGGCCGGAAGGAAATCCCTTACGAGCTTCGCCGCTCGGCTGCGGCAACGGAGCGTCGTATCACCGTCACGCCGGGCCATGTGGAGGTGCTGGCACTTACCAGCGACAAGGACGACGACATTGCAGGCTTTTTGACACGTAAGCGTCAATGGGTATTCAACACCGTGCGCGAGATGGAGCGGATTACTGCCAGCCGCCATGCCGTGCCCCGCTTTATGACCGGCTCGAAGATACCGTATCGTGGGCGGAAAATGCCGCTGACCGTGCGCCGGACCGACGCCGACCTAATTACCACCACCTACCGCAATGGCTTCATCGTCGATCTGCCGCATTGGGCATGGAATGAGCTCGACCGCGTTGTTGCCACCGAACTCAAGCTCTGGATGAGGCGGCGTGTTCGTCGGGACGTGAAGGAAGTTGCTACTACCTATGGAACGCGGTTCGGCCTCGTTCCCCGTTCGATTCGCGTTGCGGAATTTCCAAACGGATGGGGATCGTGTGGCCCGGAAGGCAATATTCTCGTTAATTGGCACCTGATCTTCGCGCCGAAGCAGGTGCTGGACTACGTTGTTATTCACGAGCTTGCCCACCTCAGGCATCGCTCTCATCGGGAAGAGTTCTGGACTTTTCTGAGGTCCATATCACCCGATTTTGAGCGGCCGAAGGCATGGCTTGAGGCTAACCAAGGCACGTTGACTTCCGATTTCTTGATCGTCGTCTAG